From Lytechinus pictus isolate F3 Inbred chromosome 6, Lp3.0, whole genome shotgun sequence, the proteins below share one genomic window:
- the LOC129263026 gene encoding uncharacterized protein LOC129263026, with protein MTAKMDVAVVKDTFTAAKSGNDVDFVPFLKGYDEIARLYDNMGQVFYFASKDMRSRIKAVNNLTKEDGSVYTAVVKALDHEKAQGIKKKTKGGATAASKVLLEMHWDVAFFILIMKRMGEAQDDTKMSQLARKAYDDSLAPHNALPIRTAARLACKTLPVRKDFVEKYLKQNTAEAIALLPSTVGALQTIHSTMEAAFIKNDLMKEAEAEAAKNKAEDASQPVV; from the exons ATGACAGCCAAGATGGATGTTGCCGTTGTGAAGGATACCTTCACCGCTGCCAAATCAGGCAATGACGTCGACTTTGTACCCTTCCTGAAGGGCTATGACGAGATAGCAAG GTTGTACGACAACATGGGCCAGGTCTTCTACTTCGCTTCCAAGGACATGCGATCACGGATCAAGGCAGTCAACAACCTCACCAAGGAGGATGGGTCCGTCTACACCGCGGTCGTCAAGGCGCTCGATCACGAGAAGGCTCAGGGGATCAAGAAGAAGACCAAGGGCGGGGCCACTGCGGCGTCGAAGGTCCTCCTGGAGATGCACTGGGATGTCGCCTTCTTCATCTTGATCATGAAG agAATGGGAGAAGCCCAAGACGACACTAAGATGTCACAGCTTGCAAGGAAGGCCTACGATGATTCCCTCGCCCCTCACAACGCTCTGCCTATCAGAACCGCGGCCCGACTCGCCTGCAAGACCCTGCCAGTTAGGAAAGATTTCGTTGAGAA gtacCTGAAACAGAACACCGCCGAGGCCATTGCCCTCCTCCCATCAACGGTGGGGGCGCTACAGACGATCCACTCAACCATGGAGGCGGCATTCATCAAGAACGATCTCATGAAGGAAGCCGAGGCTGAAGCAGCAAAGAACAAGGCGGAGGACGCATCACAGCCAGTGGTCTAA
- the LOC129263027 gene encoding serine/threonine-protein phosphatase 1 regulatory subunit 10-like, which yields MVKPSVFAIDPAQQKAAEKAKEAGQTEVPIPTDKLENELAVQTREGARGGCCSSLKRWQKITMGVVTALLLVGCIGFFTHRMLVRGGWCGNSYGGGHHRWDKFQADHGDEMRPPPPRNGSGGPGGNSEEHHLNRGPPGHSGENNDDHHGHHGGSSENEGHHGPPHHGHGPHHGPPGHSGENNDRPHGHGGSSEHGGPDHGPNPGPDHGPRDDDPMEDGTM from the exons ATGGTAAAACCAAGTGTTTTTGCCATTGACCCAGCCCAGCAGAAAGCGGCAGAGAAGGCGAAGGAAGCTGGTCAAACTGAg GTACCAATCCCGACAGACAAGCTCGAAAATGAACTCGCCGTCCAGACGCGAGAGGGCGCTAGAGGAGGCTGCTGTAGTTCCCTGAAGCGATGGCAGAAGATCACCATGGGTGTGGTGACAGCACTGCTCCTTGTGGGATGCATCGGTTTCTTCACTCACAGGATGCTGGTCAGGGGAGGCTGGTGTGGCAATTCG TATGGTGGAGGTCATCACCGTTGGGATAAGTTTCAGGCAGACCATGGCGATGAAATGCGACCACCTCCTCCAAGAAATG GTAGTGGTGGCCCTGGGGGCAACAGCGAAGAACATCACCTCAACCGTGGTCCACCGGGACACTCAGGGGAGAATAACGACGACCACCATGGGCATCATGGTGGTAGCAGCGAAAACGAGGGGCATCATGGACCACCACACCACGGACACGGACCACACCATGGACCACCGGGACACTCTGGAGAGAATAACGATCGCCCTCATGGACATGGTGGAAGCAGCGAACACGGCGGACCAGACCATGGACCAAACCCTGGTCCAGACCACGGGCCTCGTGATGATGACCCCATGGAAGATGGCACAATGTGA